The region ACGTGGAAGCCGCGGTTGCCGGCCGCGGAGCCGTCCGCGTGGATGGAGACGACCGCGTCGGCGTGCGCGTCGTTGCCGATGCGGGCCCGCTCGTCGACGCACGGGCCCCAGGAACGGTCGCCGTCCTGGGTGAACTTCACCGTGGCGCCCTCCTGTTGCAGGAGCGTGCGCAGCCGGCGGGCTACGTCGAGCGTGAACCGGGCTTCCGTGTAACCCGCGTTGGTCGACGTGCCGGTGGTGTCGCACTCCTTCCAGTTCGTGCCGATGTTCACCTTGCGGTTGATGTCGGCCGAGTGCTGGAAGTTGCCGGGGTTGTGGCCCGGGTCGATGACGACGACCTTGCCCTTGAGGGGCCCCGCGGCGGCGGGCAGGTCCGAGGCGGCGGGAGTGGCGGGGCCGGAGAAGGTCGAGCTCGGCGGCTTCCCGTCGTCCGTCCCGGACGCGCTCGGTGTCCGCGCCGCGGCGGAGGCGGACCCGGGTGCCGCGGAGGAGGACCCGGGTGTGCCGGCCGAGGTCGTCGACGTGGCGGACGTACTGCCCCCGCCGCCCGAGTCACCCACCGCCTGCCACACCAGCCACCCCACCAGCGCACCCGGCACCAGCGCGGCGACCGCCACCGTCATCGGCCCGCGCCGGGAGCGGCGGGGGCCGGGAGGATCGAAGTCAGGACCTACGTACGACACGTCAGCGACTCTAACCGCGCTCTCAGATCCCCGCTCCCGTTCGCCGCAGGACGCGCAGTGAGTCGGTCACCGAGACCTCGGTGAACGCGCCGGACTCCAGGGCGCGGAGGTAGACGCGGTAGGGGGCCTGGCCGGTGAACTCGTCGGCCGGGTCGGGGAACACGTCGTGGATGAGGAGGAGGCCGCCCTCGGCGACGTGCGGCGCCCAGCCCTCGTAGTCGCCGGAGGCGTGCTCGTCCGTGTGGCCGCCGTCGATGAAGACGAGACCGAGGGGGGTGCGCCAGAAGGCGGCGATCTGCGGCGAGCGGCCGACCATCGCGACCACCTGGTCCTCCAGGCCCGCCTTGTGGAGGGTGCGGCGGAAGGTGGGAAGGGTGTCCATCCGGCCGATCTCGGGGTCGACCGTGGCCGGGTCGTGGTACTCCCACCCGGGCTGCTGCTCCTCGCTGCCCCGGTGGTGGTCGACGGTGATCGCCGTCACCCCGGCCGCGCGCGCCGCGTCCGCGAGCAGGATCGTGGAGCGCCCGCAGTACGTGCCGACCTCCAGGAGGGGCAGTCCGAGCCGGCCCGCCTCGACGGCGGCCTCGTACAGCGCGAGCCCCTCACGGAGCGGCATGAACCCCTTCGCGGCCTCGAAGGCGGCCAGGATCTCCGGCTTGGGCGCCGCGGGCATGGGGTCCTGCATCGGGGTCCTCCATCGGGTGCGAACGGCAGCGTCGCACGTCCGCCTGTGCGGGTTCGCGTGTACGTGTGCCTGTGAGCGCCCCATGGTGCACCACACCCCCGCCGCGTCGGCGGCGGGGGTGTGGGTGCGGATGGGACCGGGCCCCAGGGCCTGTCGTTCGGATCAGGCCTGGGCCGCGACGGTCTCGCTCGGCAGCGCGAGGTCCAGTTCTACGGGGCGGTCGTCGCCGGAGTGGGTCGCCGAGGAGGCGAGCGGGCCGTGGCCCGGTGCCCTGGCGGCGAGGACGTACGCACCCTCGGCGGGCACGGCGAGCGCGTAGCTGCCGTCCGCCTCGGAGAGCGTGGCGCCCGCCTGGCGGCCCCGCCGGTCGATCAGGGTGACCTTGGCACGGGCGACCGTGCCGCCGTCGGCGTCCAGCACCCGGCCGCGGAAGCCGCGGAGCACCTCTTGGGCGCGCTCCAGGGCCGCGTCCTCCTCGCTGCTCGCGCGCAGCTGCGGCTTGGTCGCCGGGCGTCGGCCCGGCAGCAGCAGGGCGAAGAGCAGACCGATGGCGACCGCGCCGGTGGCGATCAGGAAGGAGACCCGGAAGCCGTGCATGGTGGGGACCTCGACGCCACCGACGTTGTGCGCGGTGTTG is a window of Streptomyces mirabilis DNA encoding:
- a CDS encoding N-acetylmuramoyl-L-alanine amidase, with product MSYVGPDFDPPGPRRSRRGPMTVAVAALVPGALVGWLVWQAVGDSGGGGSTSATSTTSAGTPGSSSAAPGSASAAARTPSASGTDDGKPPSSTFSGPATPAASDLPAAAGPLKGKVVVIDPGHNPGNFQHSADINRKVNIGTNWKECDTTGTSTNAGYTEARFTLDVARRLRTLLQQEGATVKFTQDGDRSWGPCVDERARIGNDAHADAVVSIHADGSAAGNRGFHVILPASVHSGTADTRAIVAPSRDLGERIAGNFVRDTGSAPSNYIGGGTGLDVRSDLGGLNLSTVPKVFIECGNMRDSKDAALLTSGPWRQKAARGISEGIVSFLRG
- a CDS encoding class I SAM-dependent methyltransferase codes for the protein MPAAPKPEILAAFEAAKGFMPLREGLALYEAAVEAGRLGLPLLEVGTYCGRSTILLADAARAAGVTAITVDHHRGSEEQQPGWEYHDPATVDPEIGRMDTLPTFRRTLHKAGLEDQVVAMVGRSPQIAAFWRTPLGLVFIDGGHTDEHASGDYEGWAPHVAEGGLLLIHDVFPDPADEFTGQAPYRVYLRALESGAFTEVSVTDSLRVLRRTGAGI